A section of the Primulina eburnea isolate SZY01 chromosome 1, ASM2296580v1, whole genome shotgun sequence genome encodes:
- the LOC140824388 gene encoding DNA-directed RNA polymerase II subunit 4 — protein MSGEEEENAAELKIPDEFLKAKCLMNCEVSLILEHKYEQLQQMSEDPMNQMSQVFEKSLQYVKRFSRYKNPDAVRQVREILSRYQLAEFELCVLGNLCPETVEEAIAMVPTIKTRGRAHDDEAIEKMLNDLSLIKKFE, from the coding sequence ATGTctggagaagaagaagaaaatgcTGCTGAGCTGAAGATACCCGacgaatttttgaaagccaaatGCCTAATGAATTGTGAAGTTTCCCTGATTCTTGAACATAAGTATGAGCAACTTCAGCAGATGTCCGAGGACCCAATGAATCAAATGTCACAGGTTTTTGAGAAATCACTGCAATATGTGAAGCGCTTCAGCCGTTATAAAAATCCTGATGCTGTCAGACAAGTTCGAGAAATTCTTAGTAGATATCAGCTAGCTGAATTTGAGCTATGTGTGCTTGGGAACCTCTGCCCAGAAACGGTAGAGGAGGCTATAGCTATGGTTCCAACAATCAAGACGAGAGGACGTGCACATGATGATGAAGCGATTGAGAAGATGTTGAATGACCTCTCCCTTATCAAGAAATTTGAGTAG
- the LOC140824332 gene encoding uncharacterized protein isoform X1, with amino-acid sequence MEKNCQKRRQPLVSDSVIARLMGIDELPHQQPLHKYQRVLSDGYICKSASVGIRQGSSLRIGRSRETNNEMLQGVKRACRVKIFEDKNHFVPNKHTPKNTRTVKMVISNEKPAVPLSNSTSGASHEDRKAIVTNGKHGAPGNVLRYLQKLDNSSSTAQSLATVYTNDFFTIQSDVIDKSYVSPCVRRCTPKLEKTTNYCGVAKLDLLSRSEIRESLRPESGNHCDLAYKGLFDNDIEPLRRSFFDRNRTTNRTSRQRRCRSNLQDLSRPASEDQNYLENKSQAFFSSCPGVYYHRKFNNSSRLLLYKSSLGQETFKKNYERQKIKKEIEKIEVSGRGQTHVKMEALCTQSCKQSRNFDSTSLLDIGHIKVWEKDRSGNLQHSESETTKESLSAGNGGKMDKEQDILKNRSGSGCDLLSSPVMSSSMLRIATSVEISSCYSSSKCSENNTPGAYAKTNQDKMEGSSENDWCREIKLAAPGVSRPSNLSLQHRTNDALADVEAFNGGVFSNIMGDQQPESNSGFFSVKDASSSYSQEASTGETSLYEFSEEEPGYSNCSRLVTPEIQKQLDGPIGQCSPDSVLESFDTKYPSIFECFESTGQQSKFQVFNSESEEAYSEGSEMVVSCNEEEKEEGIADLSYNSGKVHRWLGDDESRNFCYIVDVLDEAGCFKERPIIDIIQSWDSLELPISPLVFDALEKKYGRQACWQKSDRQLLFDLMNSGLTTILERLLNFHSRATSCLQRHFTAGMKRDEVENMLWKMVISLEREKSIDASEKVVEGAMKWWEVDDKDTNVISRELEISLFEELVMESISLWIE; translated from the exons ATGGAAAAGAATTGCCAAAAGAGACGGCAACCACTTGTGTCTGATAGTGTAATTGCTAGATTAATGGGCATTGATGAACTGCCCCATCAGCAGCCCCTCCATAAATATCAAAGAGTACTATCCGATGGGTATATATGTAAGTCTGCTTCCGTAGGCATACGACAGGGAAGTTCACTCCGTATTGGACGTTCAAGAGAAACAAATAATGAGATGTTGCAGGGAGTGAAGCGTGCCTGCAGAGTAAAAATATTCGAGGACAAAAATCATTTTGTTCCCAACAAACACACACCTAAGAATACTAGGACGGTAAAAATGGTCATCTCAAATGAAAAGCCTGCAGTTCCGTTGTCAAATTCAACATCTGGAGCCAGCCACGAGGACAGAAAAGCAATTGTTACAAACGGCAAGCATGGTGCCCCAGGGAATGTCCTAAGATATCTTCAGAAACTTGACAACAGTTCTTCTACTGCTCAAAGCCTTGCTACTGTTTACACAAATGATTTCTTTACAATCCAGTCTGATGTGATAGATAAATCCTACGTTTCTCCTTGTGTTAGAAGGTGTACACCAAAGTTAGAGAAGACTACAAATTATTGTGGAGTTGCAAAGTTGGATTTACTTTCTAGATCAGAAATCAGAGAGTCATTAAGGCCTGAAAGTGGAAATCATTGTGACTTGGCATATAAAGGACTGTTTGATAATGATATTGAGCCACTCAGGCGTAGCTTTTTTGATCGTAATCGAACTACGAACAGAACATCTAGACAACGAAGATGCAGAAGCAATTTACAAGATTTATCAAGGCCAGCAAGTGAAGATCAGAATTACTTAGAAAACAAGTCTCAGGCGTTCTTCTCTTCTTGTCCAGGTGTCTATTATCATAGGAAGTTCAATAACAGTTCACGTCTTTTATTATATAAGTCCTCTTTGGGGCAAGAAACATTTAAGAAAAATTATGAAAGACAGAAGATAAAAAAAGAAATTGAAAAGATTGAAGTTTCTGGGAGGGGCCAAACTCATGTTAAAATGGAAGCTTTATGCACTCAATCCTGTAAGCAGAGTAGAAATTTTGATTCTACTTCTCTTCTAGATATCGGCCACATAAAAGTTTGGGAGAAGGACCGCAGTGGAAATCTTCAACATTCTGAATCTGAAACAACTAAAGAGAGTCTTTCTGCTGGGAACGGTGGCAAGATGGACAAGGAACAAGATATCTTGAAAAACAGAAGTGGGAGTGGCTGTGACCTACTTTCTTCTCCCGTTATGAGTTCCTCCATGTTACGGATTGCAACAAGTGTTGAGATATCGAGTTGTTACTCTTCTAGTAAATGCTCAGAAAATAATACCCCTGGTGCATATGCCAAAACAAATCAGGATAAGATGGAAGGTAGCTCTGAGAATGATTGGTGCAGAGAAATAAAACTTGCTGCTCCTGGTGTTTCAAGGCCATCAAATTTATCTTTGCAACATAGAACTAATGATGCGTTGGCTGATGTAGAAGCATTCAATGGAGGGGTCTTTTCTAATATCATGGGGGACCAGCAGCCAGAATCAAATTCTGGTTTCTTTTCAGTGAAGGATGCATCTTCCTCTTATTCTCAAGAAGCTTCCACTGGAGAG ACATCATTATATGAATTCTCTGAAGAAGAGCCAGGTTATTCAAACTGCTCGAGACTAGTTACTCCGGAGATTCAGAAACAGTTGGATGGACCCATTGGTCAGTGTAGTCCTGATTCGGTTCTGGAATCATTTGATACAAAATATCCTTCAATTTTTGAATGCTTTGAGAGTACAG GTCAGCAATCAAAATTTCAAGTTTTTAACTCTGAATCAGAAGAAGCGTATTCTGAAGGATCCGAGATGGTTGTTTCTTGCAACGAAGAGGAAAAAGAGGAAGGGATTGCCGATCTTTCTTATAATTCTGGAAAGGTTCATAGGTGGTTGGGAGATGACGAAAGTAGGAATTTCTGTTACATTGTCGATGTTTTAGACGAGGCAGGATGTTTCAAGGAGAGACCAATAATTGATATTATCCAGTCATGGGATTCCCTAGAGCTCCCAATAAGCCCCTTGGTCTTCGATGCATTGGAGAAAAAATATGGTAGACAAGCATGTTGGCAAAAATCTGACAGACAGCTTCTTTTTGACCTTATGAATTCAGGTTTGACGACCATACTTGAGCGACTCTTAAACTTTCATTCTCGTGCAACGTCGTGTCTACAAAGACATTTTACTGCTGGAATGAAGCGTGATGAAGTTGAAAACATGCTGTGGAAAATGGTGATTAGCCTGGAAAGGGAAAAGAGCATCGATGCATCCGAGAAGGTTGTCGAGGGAGCAATGAAATGGTGGGAGGTGGACGACAAAGACACCAATGTCATAAGTAGAGAACTCGAGATATCTTTGTTTGAGGAGTTGGTTATGGAATCCATTAGTTTGTGGATCGAGTGA
- the LOC140824332 gene encoding uncharacterized protein isoform X2 yields the protein MEKNCQKRRQPLVSDSVIARLMGIDELPHQQPLHKYQRVLSDGYICKSASVGIRQGSSLRIGRSRETNNEMLQGVKRACRVKIFEDKNHFVPNKHTPKNTRTVKMVISNEKPAVPLSNSTSGASHEDRKAIVTNGKHGAPGNVLRYLQKLDNSSSTAQSLATVYTNDFFTIQSDVIDKSYVSPCVRRCTPKLEKTTNYCGVAKLDLLSRSEIRESLRPESGNHCDLAYKGLFDNDIEPLRRSFFDRNRTTNRTSRQRRCRSNLQDLSRPASEDQNYLENKSQAFFSSCPGVYYHRKFNNSSRLLLYKSSLGQETFKKNYERQKIKKEIEKIEVSGRGQTHVKMEALCTQSCKQSRNFDSTSLLDIGHIKVWEKDRSGNLQHSESETTKESLSAGNGGKMDKEQDILKNRSGSGCDLLSSPVMSSSMLRIATSVEISSCYSSSKCSENNTPGAYAKTNQDKMEGSSENDWCREIKLAAPGVSRPSNLSLQHRTNDALADVEAFNGGVFSNIMGDQQPESNSGFFSVKDASSSYSQEASTGETSLYEFSEEEPGYSNCSRLVTPEIQKQLDGPIGQCSPDSVLESFDTKYPSIFECFESTEEAYSEGSEMVVSCNEEEKEEGIADLSYNSGKVHRWLGDDESRNFCYIVDVLDEAGCFKERPIIDIIQSWDSLELPISPLVFDALEKKYGRQACWQKSDRQLLFDLMNSGLTTILERLLNFHSRATSCLQRHFTAGMKRDEVENMLWKMVISLEREKSIDASEKVVEGAMKWWEVDDKDTNVISRELEISLFEELVMESISLWIE from the exons ATGGAAAAGAATTGCCAAAAGAGACGGCAACCACTTGTGTCTGATAGTGTAATTGCTAGATTAATGGGCATTGATGAACTGCCCCATCAGCAGCCCCTCCATAAATATCAAAGAGTACTATCCGATGGGTATATATGTAAGTCTGCTTCCGTAGGCATACGACAGGGAAGTTCACTCCGTATTGGACGTTCAAGAGAAACAAATAATGAGATGTTGCAGGGAGTGAAGCGTGCCTGCAGAGTAAAAATATTCGAGGACAAAAATCATTTTGTTCCCAACAAACACACACCTAAGAATACTAGGACGGTAAAAATGGTCATCTCAAATGAAAAGCCTGCAGTTCCGTTGTCAAATTCAACATCTGGAGCCAGCCACGAGGACAGAAAAGCAATTGTTACAAACGGCAAGCATGGTGCCCCAGGGAATGTCCTAAGATATCTTCAGAAACTTGACAACAGTTCTTCTACTGCTCAAAGCCTTGCTACTGTTTACACAAATGATTTCTTTACAATCCAGTCTGATGTGATAGATAAATCCTACGTTTCTCCTTGTGTTAGAAGGTGTACACCAAAGTTAGAGAAGACTACAAATTATTGTGGAGTTGCAAAGTTGGATTTACTTTCTAGATCAGAAATCAGAGAGTCATTAAGGCCTGAAAGTGGAAATCATTGTGACTTGGCATATAAAGGACTGTTTGATAATGATATTGAGCCACTCAGGCGTAGCTTTTTTGATCGTAATCGAACTACGAACAGAACATCTAGACAACGAAGATGCAGAAGCAATTTACAAGATTTATCAAGGCCAGCAAGTGAAGATCAGAATTACTTAGAAAACAAGTCTCAGGCGTTCTTCTCTTCTTGTCCAGGTGTCTATTATCATAGGAAGTTCAATAACAGTTCACGTCTTTTATTATATAAGTCCTCTTTGGGGCAAGAAACATTTAAGAAAAATTATGAAAGACAGAAGATAAAAAAAGAAATTGAAAAGATTGAAGTTTCTGGGAGGGGCCAAACTCATGTTAAAATGGAAGCTTTATGCACTCAATCCTGTAAGCAGAGTAGAAATTTTGATTCTACTTCTCTTCTAGATATCGGCCACATAAAAGTTTGGGAGAAGGACCGCAGTGGAAATCTTCAACATTCTGAATCTGAAACAACTAAAGAGAGTCTTTCTGCTGGGAACGGTGGCAAGATGGACAAGGAACAAGATATCTTGAAAAACAGAAGTGGGAGTGGCTGTGACCTACTTTCTTCTCCCGTTATGAGTTCCTCCATGTTACGGATTGCAACAAGTGTTGAGATATCGAGTTGTTACTCTTCTAGTAAATGCTCAGAAAATAATACCCCTGGTGCATATGCCAAAACAAATCAGGATAAGATGGAAGGTAGCTCTGAGAATGATTGGTGCAGAGAAATAAAACTTGCTGCTCCTGGTGTTTCAAGGCCATCAAATTTATCTTTGCAACATAGAACTAATGATGCGTTGGCTGATGTAGAAGCATTCAATGGAGGGGTCTTTTCTAATATCATGGGGGACCAGCAGCCAGAATCAAATTCTGGTTTCTTTTCAGTGAAGGATGCATCTTCCTCTTATTCTCAAGAAGCTTCCACTGGAGAG ACATCATTATATGAATTCTCTGAAGAAGAGCCAGGTTATTCAAACTGCTCGAGACTAGTTACTCCGGAGATTCAGAAACAGTTGGATGGACCCATTGGTCAGTGTAGTCCTGATTCGGTTCTGGAATCATTTGATACAAAATATCCTTCAATTTTTGAATGCTTTGAGAGTACAG AAGAAGCGTATTCTGAAGGATCCGAGATGGTTGTTTCTTGCAACGAAGAGGAAAAAGAGGAAGGGATTGCCGATCTTTCTTATAATTCTGGAAAGGTTCATAGGTGGTTGGGAGATGACGAAAGTAGGAATTTCTGTTACATTGTCGATGTTTTAGACGAGGCAGGATGTTTCAAGGAGAGACCAATAATTGATATTATCCAGTCATGGGATTCCCTAGAGCTCCCAATAAGCCCCTTGGTCTTCGATGCATTGGAGAAAAAATATGGTAGACAAGCATGTTGGCAAAAATCTGACAGACAGCTTCTTTTTGACCTTATGAATTCAGGTTTGACGACCATACTTGAGCGACTCTTAAACTTTCATTCTCGTGCAACGTCGTGTCTACAAAGACATTTTACTGCTGGAATGAAGCGTGATGAAGTTGAAAACATGCTGTGGAAAATGGTGATTAGCCTGGAAAGGGAAAAGAGCATCGATGCATCCGAGAAGGTTGTCGAGGGAGCAATGAAATGGTGGGAGGTGGACGACAAAGACACCAATGTCATAAGTAGAGAACTCGAGATATCTTTGTTTGAGGAGTTGGTTATGGAATCCATTAGTTTGTGGATCGAGTGA
- the LOC140810691 gene encoding zinc finger protein ZAT12-like: MMMKRSREENFDVDLTNMTDCLMLLSRGGGEGGGDHLNRVFECKTCNRRFPSFQALGGHRASHKKPRLAPGDQPASPPKPKTHECSICGLEFAIGQALGGHMRRHRVVMNDEKHKDSPFKHLSLSPPQHSPVVKKSSSGRVLCLDLNLTPLENKFLLGKAVAPALHCFF, from the coding sequence ATGATGATGAAGAGGAGTAGAGAAGAAAACTTTGATGTCGACTTAACAAACATGACAGATTGTTTGATGCTATTGTCCCGCGGAGGTGGCGAAGGTGGTGGAGATCATTTGAATCGTGTATTCGAATGCAAGACGTGTAATCGGAGGTTTCCCTCGTTCCAAGCGCTTGGCGGCCACCGCGCGAGCCACAAGAAGCCGAGGCTAGCGCCCGGAGATCAGCCGGCTTCGCCTCCGAAGCCGAAAACACATGAATGCTCTATATGTGGGCTAGAGTTTGCAATAGGGCAAGCACTTGGAGGTCATATGAGGAGACACAGGGTAGTCATGAATGATGAGAAACACAAGGATTCGCCTTTCAAGCACCTGTCGTTGTCTCCGCCGCAACATTCTCCGGTCGTCAAGAAATCGAGTAGTGGGAGGGTTTTGTGTCTCGATCTGAATCTGACTCCATTGGAGAACAAGTTTCTTCTTGGAAAGGCTGTTGCTCCTGCTCTTCATTGCTTCTTCTGA
- the LOC140824332 gene encoding uncharacterized protein isoform X3, with amino-acid sequence MEKNCQKRRQPLVSDSVIARLMGIDELPHQQPLHKYQRVLSDGYICKSASVGIRQGSSLRIGRSRETNNEMLQGVKRACRVKIFEDKNHFVPNKHTPKNTRTVKMVISNEKPAVPLSNSTSGASHEDRKAIVTNGKHGAPGNVLRYLQKLDNSSSTAQSLATVYTNDFFTIQSDVIDKSYVSPCVRRCTPKLEKTTNYCGVAKLDLLSRSEIRESLRPESGNHCDLAYKGLFDNDIEPLRRSFFDRNRTTNRTSRQRRCRSNLQDLSRPASEDQNYLENKSQAFFSSCPGVYYHRKFNNSSRLLLYKSSLGQETFKKNYERQKIKKEIEKIEVSGRGQTHVKMEALCTQSCKQSRNFDSTSLLDIGHIKVWEKDRSGNLQHSESETTKESLSAGNGGKMDKEQDILKNRSGSGCDLLSSPVMSSSMLRIATSVEISSCYSSSKCSENNTPGAYAKTNQDKMEGSSENDWCREIKLAAPGVSRPSNLSLQHRTNDALADVEAFNGGVFSNIMGDQQPESNSGFFSVKDASSSYSQEASTGETSLYEFSEEEPGYSNCSRLVTPEIQKQLDGPIGQQSKFQVFNSESEEAYSEGSEMVVSCNEEEKEEGIADLSYNSGKVHRWLGDDESRNFCYIVDVLDEAGCFKERPIIDIIQSWDSLELPISPLVFDALEKKYGRQACWQKSDRQLLFDLMNSGLTTILERLLNFHSRATSCLQRHFTAGMKRDEVENMLWKMVISLEREKSIDASEKVVEGAMKWWEVDDKDTNVISRELEISLFEELVMESISLWIE; translated from the exons ATGGAAAAGAATTGCCAAAAGAGACGGCAACCACTTGTGTCTGATAGTGTAATTGCTAGATTAATGGGCATTGATGAACTGCCCCATCAGCAGCCCCTCCATAAATATCAAAGAGTACTATCCGATGGGTATATATGTAAGTCTGCTTCCGTAGGCATACGACAGGGAAGTTCACTCCGTATTGGACGTTCAAGAGAAACAAATAATGAGATGTTGCAGGGAGTGAAGCGTGCCTGCAGAGTAAAAATATTCGAGGACAAAAATCATTTTGTTCCCAACAAACACACACCTAAGAATACTAGGACGGTAAAAATGGTCATCTCAAATGAAAAGCCTGCAGTTCCGTTGTCAAATTCAACATCTGGAGCCAGCCACGAGGACAGAAAAGCAATTGTTACAAACGGCAAGCATGGTGCCCCAGGGAATGTCCTAAGATATCTTCAGAAACTTGACAACAGTTCTTCTACTGCTCAAAGCCTTGCTACTGTTTACACAAATGATTTCTTTACAATCCAGTCTGATGTGATAGATAAATCCTACGTTTCTCCTTGTGTTAGAAGGTGTACACCAAAGTTAGAGAAGACTACAAATTATTGTGGAGTTGCAAAGTTGGATTTACTTTCTAGATCAGAAATCAGAGAGTCATTAAGGCCTGAAAGTGGAAATCATTGTGACTTGGCATATAAAGGACTGTTTGATAATGATATTGAGCCACTCAGGCGTAGCTTTTTTGATCGTAATCGAACTACGAACAGAACATCTAGACAACGAAGATGCAGAAGCAATTTACAAGATTTATCAAGGCCAGCAAGTGAAGATCAGAATTACTTAGAAAACAAGTCTCAGGCGTTCTTCTCTTCTTGTCCAGGTGTCTATTATCATAGGAAGTTCAATAACAGTTCACGTCTTTTATTATATAAGTCCTCTTTGGGGCAAGAAACATTTAAGAAAAATTATGAAAGACAGAAGATAAAAAAAGAAATTGAAAAGATTGAAGTTTCTGGGAGGGGCCAAACTCATGTTAAAATGGAAGCTTTATGCACTCAATCCTGTAAGCAGAGTAGAAATTTTGATTCTACTTCTCTTCTAGATATCGGCCACATAAAAGTTTGGGAGAAGGACCGCAGTGGAAATCTTCAACATTCTGAATCTGAAACAACTAAAGAGAGTCTTTCTGCTGGGAACGGTGGCAAGATGGACAAGGAACAAGATATCTTGAAAAACAGAAGTGGGAGTGGCTGTGACCTACTTTCTTCTCCCGTTATGAGTTCCTCCATGTTACGGATTGCAACAAGTGTTGAGATATCGAGTTGTTACTCTTCTAGTAAATGCTCAGAAAATAATACCCCTGGTGCATATGCCAAAACAAATCAGGATAAGATGGAAGGTAGCTCTGAGAATGATTGGTGCAGAGAAATAAAACTTGCTGCTCCTGGTGTTTCAAGGCCATCAAATTTATCTTTGCAACATAGAACTAATGATGCGTTGGCTGATGTAGAAGCATTCAATGGAGGGGTCTTTTCTAATATCATGGGGGACCAGCAGCCAGAATCAAATTCTGGTTTCTTTTCAGTGAAGGATGCATCTTCCTCTTATTCTCAAGAAGCTTCCACTGGAGAG ACATCATTATATGAATTCTCTGAAGAAGAGCCAGGTTATTCAAACTGCTCGAGACTAGTTACTCCGGAGATTCAGAAACAGTTGGATGGACCCATTG GTCAGCAATCAAAATTTCAAGTTTTTAACTCTGAATCAGAAGAAGCGTATTCTGAAGGATCCGAGATGGTTGTTTCTTGCAACGAAGAGGAAAAAGAGGAAGGGATTGCCGATCTTTCTTATAATTCTGGAAAGGTTCATAGGTGGTTGGGAGATGACGAAAGTAGGAATTTCTGTTACATTGTCGATGTTTTAGACGAGGCAGGATGTTTCAAGGAGAGACCAATAATTGATATTATCCAGTCATGGGATTCCCTAGAGCTCCCAATAAGCCCCTTGGTCTTCGATGCATTGGAGAAAAAATATGGTAGACAAGCATGTTGGCAAAAATCTGACAGACAGCTTCTTTTTGACCTTATGAATTCAGGTTTGACGACCATACTTGAGCGACTCTTAAACTTTCATTCTCGTGCAACGTCGTGTCTACAAAGACATTTTACTGCTGGAATGAAGCGTGATGAAGTTGAAAACATGCTGTGGAAAATGGTGATTAGCCTGGAAAGGGAAAAGAGCATCGATGCATCCGAGAAGGTTGTCGAGGGAGCAATGAAATGGTGGGAGGTGGACGACAAAGACACCAATGTCATAAGTAGAGAACTCGAGATATCTTTGTTTGAGGAGTTGGTTATGGAATCCATTAGTTTGTGGATCGAGTGA